GATTGAGCAGATTAAGAAAACGTTTTGGTTAGTCCTCTACCTTTGGATCATCTTGTTATAACTCAATTTTCGCACCTTGAAAATCTGTACTAAACCTTGATAGGAGAAGAATTTTCCCTCGAAAAATTTCGTTCTTGAAAGAAAAACCCCTTTCTCGTTTGGTAAAATGGAAGTTTCAAAGGCTACCATCCCAAACAGAAAAATGAGTAATTCCATGGTACACCATAACTCTCTATCTGAAAAGGGCCAAGAAAAAAAAGCGATCAAACGTAAAATTCATCACTCGCCCATTCTTAAGGGATAGATGATCAAGGGAGAAAAAATTTAATAAACTTTTTACATAGAGTGACTACAAAGATTTGGTAGAATAGGAGAGGATCGATGGAAAGATCGATCCACCAATCTTACATAGGGAGGTTGTACGCATGGGGTTTGAGCGAAAGCGGACCTATTCCGTCTTGTCGGTCTTGATGGTTTTCGCCCTGCTTTTTTCTTTGTTGCCGCCGTTGGCCTATGCGGCTACGGGGGAGATCACGTTTGACTTCGTGGAAATAACCGACTTCCATGGGTACTTGGTGAAGGATCAGAAGCAGAGCGACGGTTCCGTCATCAAGCAGCAAATTGCAAGCGTTTTAGGAAAACAGATGAAAGACCTGAAGAAAGAAAACCCCAATACCGTGATCCTATCCGGTGGGGATATGTTTCAGGGAACACCGGAATCGAATGTGTTAAAAGGGAAGCCGGTTATTGACGTGATGAAGAACATCGGCTTCGATGCCATGGCCTTGGGAAATCACGAATATGACTGGGGCTTGGACTCGGTCATTGACATGAACCAAGCCGTCTTAAAAGATTCGCAGATTCCCGTGCTGGCCGCCAACGTTTACGACAAGAAGACCGGCAAACCGGTTCAGTATGTCAAACCCTACGCGATCATCGAACGGGGAGGAGTAAAGATCGCCGTCATCGGGGCGGTGGATCACAAGGAATTTCCCAATATCATCCTGCCCGCCTATGTGAAGGATGTGGAATTTAAAGATCCCGCTCCCATCGTAAACGACTTGGTTCCGAAGCTACGGACGGAAGGAGCGAAGCTGGTTATCCTTCTCGTTCACAGCGGGGCCTATACCGATAAAAATACGGGGGAAACCTCGGGCAATCTGATCGATTTGGCCAAACAGGTAAAAGGAGTGGATGCCATCTTTGGCGGTCATACCCACTCCGTCGTAACCACCAAAGTAAATGGAGTTCCTGTTGGTGTAGGGGGAAATTACGGTCTCGGCTATCTTCACCTGCAGATCACCTTAAAGAGTGATGGGACAGTCTCTGCAGGGGATATGACCTTCGTCGATGGACCCCCTCTTTATAACACCACGAATCCGGTCACCGATCCCGAAATTAAGGCTATTGTCGATCAAGCGATGACCGATGTGGGTCCCCTCTTCGGCAAAGTGATCGGCAAGGCGGATGTCGACCTGACCAGGGCCCAAAGTGCGAAACCGTATGGCGATTCCATCTTGGGAAATTGGGCCGCCGATGTAACGAGGAATGTGACCAAAGCCGACTTCGGAGTGGCTAACAACGGGGGTTTACGGATCGATGTGCCCAAAGGGGAGATTACCGTCGGCACGATGTATCAATTGATGCCGTTCGACAATACTTTCGTCACGGTTAAGATGACCGGAGCCCAAGTAAAGATGATGCTGGAGCAGGCGGTGCAGGACGGCGGCAAGGGAATCCAAATCTCAGGACTGACGTTTAAATATGATCCGGCCCGGCCCTCCTTGGATCGTGTCGTAGAAATGAAGAAAGCGGACGGCACTCCCATCGATCCGGCAAAGACCTATCGGGTGGGCACCAACAATTTTGTGGGTACCGGAGGGGACCTGTTCCAAATCTTTAAAGATCCGGAAGTGGCGAAGAGCTATACCGATACTTA
The DNA window shown above is from Thermicanus aegyptius DSM 12793 and carries:
- a CDS encoding 5'-nucleotidase C-terminal domain-containing protein, producing MGFERKRTYSVLSVLMVFALLFSLLPPLAYAATGEITFDFVEITDFHGYLVKDQKQSDGSVIKQQIASVLGKQMKDLKKENPNTVILSGGDMFQGTPESNVLKGKPVIDVMKNIGFDAMALGNHEYDWGLDSVIDMNQAVLKDSQIPVLAANVYDKKTGKPVQYVKPYAIIERGGVKIAVIGAVDHKEFPNIILPAYVKDVEFKDPAPIVNDLVPKLRTEGAKLVILLVHSGAYTDKNTGETSGNLIDLAKQVKGVDAIFGGHTHSVVTTKVNGVPVGVGGNYGLGYLHLQITLKSDGTVSAGDMTFVDGPPLYNTTNPVTDPEIKAIVDQAMTDVGPLFGKVIGKADVDLTRAQSAKPYGDSILGNWAADVTRNVTKADFGVANNGGLRIDVPKGEITVGTMYQLMPFDNTFVTVKMTGAQVKMMLEQAVQDGGKGIQISGLTFKYDPARPSLDRVVEMKKADGTPIDPAKTYRVGTNNFVGTGGDLFQIFKDPEVAKSYTDTYILARDAFIDAVKAQKNVTAKMENRISVGTAAPAGDAVEAPKPAPVPTPVPAPAPKPTPAPTSAEKPASAQRPAPTAITTAEKGNVAAFALNVRTGPGVKHPVSFVLHLGNEVILGETKYGWVKVTYNGKTGYAYGKYLLLPASEVKGKEGKVQAGMLNVRAAPSDSGKILGVLKKGDVVTILGEENGWYQIQFQGKMAYAYGRYLDLSISR